A genomic stretch from Hydrogenimonas urashimensis includes:
- a CDS encoding flagellar hook protein FlgE has product MNRSFYNGVSGSKTYMLGMDTIANNIANVNTIGFKGKTVEFATVFSQTLGGSGLAPVDSQTGLGSRVNATALDTDQGSIVATDNTFDLAIAGDGWFAVRNGGERLYTRNGAFFVDATQTLTAENGSYVQGVSGNIFRPDPENPGGYIAALVDSIPLRENVPVGDIFLPGEARVPGRPTENASFKANLNPTVEKGNVVVTIPQNDYTTDIDNNRLEATISGSVTPSDEIFEPRPGQTVVVTIRNSAGDEIEASTLLDETLHWSIENIDISALHPSENAPLSVESRLHTYQDIPNVGHFQMPVFTAGGERAVIDMNFTQRLPLPQLGSVWDAEIKLMQFYEEYDPDTVYDPQRYYIEESTHRVYTVIDRQNGEVRFNENGALSANTIPPLNNAETPLQLNFGTPYDPEIPNSGYDGLTTFANLATASTAATHDGYEAGNLRGYVAAEDGTIYANFSNGKTSAAARLPVYHFQNDQGLASKGNVLFRATLNSGKPFFYTDAAGNVVQGAVIHSYALESSNVQLSRALTEMIVMQKAFDANAKSITTSDQMIQKAINMKK; this is encoded by the coding sequence ATGAACAGATCTTTCTACAACGGTGTCTCCGGCTCGAAAACCTACATGCTCGGCATGGATACGATCGCCAACAACATCGCCAATGTCAATACGATCGGATTCAAAGGCAAAACGGTCGAGTTCGCCACCGTTTTCAGCCAGACGCTCGGCGGATCGGGCCTTGCCCCCGTCGACAGCCAGACAGGACTCGGAAGCCGTGTCAACGCCACGGCGCTCGACACCGATCAGGGCTCCATCGTGGCCACCGACAACACATTCGATCTGGCGATCGCAGGAGACGGCTGGTTTGCCGTCAGGAACGGCGGTGAGCGACTCTACACGCGCAACGGAGCTTTCTTTGTCGACGCAACGCAGACATTGACGGCGGAAAACGGCAGTTATGTGCAAGGCGTCTCTGGCAACATCTTCAGACCCGACCCCGAAAACCCGGGAGGCTATATCGCCGCACTCGTCGATTCAATTCCTCTGCGCGAAAACGTCCCCGTCGGCGACATCTTTCTTCCCGGAGAGGCCCGAGTACCCGGCCGCCCGACGGAAAACGCCTCCTTCAAAGCCAATCTCAATCCAACCGTGGAAAAAGGCAACGTCGTCGTCACGATCCCCCAAAACGATTACACGACGGATATTGACAACAACAGGCTGGAAGCGACCATCTCCGGCAGCGTGACACCCTCCGACGAGATCTTCGAACCCCGGCCGGGGCAAACCGTCGTCGTCACGATACGAAACAGTGCCGGAGATGAAATCGAAGCCAGCACCCTGCTGGACGAGACACTCCACTGGTCGATCGAAAATATCGATATCAGCGCTCTTCACCCCTCCGAAAACGCTCCTTTGAGTGTCGAAAGCAGGCTTCATACCTATCAGGATATCCCCAACGTGGGCCATTTTCAGATGCCTGTGTTCACGGCGGGCGGGGAACGGGCCGTCATCGATATGAACTTTACCCAGCGGCTTCCTCTCCCACAGCTGGGTTCGGTCTGGGATGCCGAGATCAAGCTGATGCAGTTTTACGAAGAGTACGATCCCGATACCGTGTACGATCCGCAGCGGTACTATATCGAAGAGTCGACACACAGGGTCTATACCGTCATCGACCGCCAAAACGGTGAAGTCCGTTTCAACGAAAACGGCGCCCTGTCGGCCAACACGATCCCCCCTCTCAACAATGCGGAAACCCCGCTGCAGCTGAATTTCGGTACCCCCTACGATCCGGAGATTCCCAACAGCGGATACGACGGCCTGACGACATTCGCGAACCTGGCGACCGCCAGTACCGCCGCCACCCACGACGGATACGAGGCAGGCAACCTGCGTGGATACGTGGCGGCCGAAGACGGCACAATCTATGCAAACTTCTCCAACGGCAAAACCTCGGCGGCCGCCAGGCTTCCTGTCTACCATTTCCAGAACGATCAGGGTCTGGCCAGTAAAGGGAATGTCCTTTTCCGCGCCACACTCAACAGCGGCAAGCCCTTCTTCTATACCGATGCCGCGGGCAATGTGGTCCAGGGAGCCGTCATACACTCCTACGCCCTGGAGAGCAGCAACGTGCAGCTTTCAAGAGCACTGACCGAGATGATCGTCATGCAAAAAGCCTTCGACGCCAACGCCAAGAGTATCACGACCAGCGACCAGATGATCCAGAAAGCGATCAATATGAAGAAGTAG
- a CDS encoding flagellar hook-basal body complex protein — translation MMRSLWAGVSGLQAHQIAMDVEGNNIANVNTTGFKYSRVNFADMLSQTSKIATAPQGELGGKNPMQVGLGTQVGSITKIFKQGSVQTTDKNTDLAIQGDGFFVISPDGGKTYKYSRNGDFVFDAEGNFVDNNGYIVQGWIRDPATNEIDATAPIQNITIPPGLTTPANATSMVSLKANLNSGQQIENKSLVFSLDSSGQNDSEEARAIENAGKSYYLDFKTLFNGTGESLAMQEGDAFRISFDGGASFTEFVYDDPSNTTTPANGTPFTTNEDLRSAMQSAAGAGTTVTLNENGKFEVFNNTGGEIRIVVEGPDTAATGNKLNQKFLDMFTPLEGAIPDGDSKISQSFYSATHASSIDIFDSLGTKHTLRFEFRKISQNTNGSEWMMVLSVPEPSEINTTDPKNYLVGSISFNSDGSLSTFSPTNISFTGNNGSAPKQTVNLELGTAGLFDGMTSFDNPSSTSGISQDGYPGGDLNGIRVDETGTLIGSFTNGRSFGLAQVAMASFANNEGLEADGGNVFIQTSNSGDPIIGQAATGKRGFISASSLEMSNVDLSRSLTNLIVIQRGFQANSKSITTSDQMLQTLLQLKQ, via the coding sequence ATGATGCGATCACTATGGGCCGGCGTGTCCGGACTTCAAGCCCACCAAATCGCGATGGATGTGGAGGGCAACAACATCGCCAACGTCAATACCACAGGATTCAAATACAGCCGCGTCAATTTCGCGGACATGCTGAGCCAGACAAGCAAAATCGCCACGGCGCCCCAGGGGGAACTGGGAGGCAAAAACCCGATGCAGGTGGGACTGGGAACCCAGGTGGGATCGATCACCAAAATTTTCAAACAGGGTTCTGTGCAGACAACCGACAAGAACACCGACCTGGCAATCCAGGGGGACGGTTTTTTTGTGATAAGCCCCGATGGAGGCAAGACGTACAAATATTCACGAAACGGGGATTTCGTTTTCGATGCGGAGGGAAACTTCGTCGACAACAACGGCTATATCGTCCAGGGATGGATACGGGACCCCGCCACCAACGAGATCGATGCGACCGCTCCCATTCAAAACATCACCATTCCGCCCGGATTGACGACACCGGCCAATGCGACATCCATGGTTTCGCTCAAAGCCAATCTCAACTCCGGCCAGCAGATAGAAAACAAATCCCTCGTTTTCTCTCTGGACAGTTCCGGCCAAAACGACAGTGAAGAGGCGAGGGCGATAGAGAACGCGGGAAAATCTTACTATCTTGACTTCAAAACGCTTTTCAACGGGACGGGAGAGTCGCTTGCGATGCAAGAAGGCGACGCATTCCGGATATCATTCGACGGAGGCGCCAGTTTTACCGAATTTGTCTACGACGATCCGAGTAATACAACGACACCCGCAAATGGGACACCTTTTACAACAAACGAAGATCTGCGAAGCGCTATGCAGTCGGCAGCGGGAGCCGGCACGACCGTTACACTCAACGAGAACGGAAAATTTGAAGTTTTCAACAATACCGGTGGAGAAATCAGAATCGTTGTGGAAGGACCGGATACCGCCGCAACGGGAAACAAACTGAATCAGAAGTTTTTGGATATGTTTACACCGCTGGAAGGTGCCATACCGGACGGGGATTCGAAAATCTCCCAGTCCTTCTACTCCGCCACCCACGCGTCGAGCATCGATATTTTCGATTCCCTCGGTACAAAGCACACTCTGCGTTTTGAATTCAGAAAAATTTCCCAGAATACGAACGGATCGGAGTGGATGATGGTGCTCAGCGTTCCGGAACCTTCCGAAATCAACACCACCGATCCCAAAAACTATCTGGTCGGTAGCATCTCTTTCAATTCGGACGGTTCCCTCTCCACTTTCTCCCCGACCAATATCAGCTTTACGGGCAACAACGGCTCCGCACCGAAGCAGACGGTCAATCTGGAACTGGGTACCGCGGGGCTTTTTGACGGAATGACCAGTTTCGACAACCCTTCCAGCACGTCGGGCATCAGCCAGGACGGCTATCCCGGCGGCGACCTCAACGGCATCCGCGTCGACGAGACCGGAACGCTGATCGGCAGTTTCACCAACGGAAGAAGCTTCGGACTCGCCCAGGTGGCAATGGCAAGTTTTGCCAACAACGAGGGACTCGAAGCCGACGGCGGCAACGTCTTTATCCAGACATCCAACTCAGGAGACCCCATCATCGGCCAGGCCGCGACGGGCAAGCGCGGTTTCATTTCGGCATCCTCCCTGGAGATGTCCAACGTCGACCTGAGCCGCTCTTTGACCAATCTCATCGTTATTCAGCGCGGTTTCCAGGCCAACTCCAAATCGATCACGACCTCCGACCAGATGCTGCAGACGCTGCTGCAGCTCAAGCAGTAA
- a CDS encoding deoxyguanosinetriphosphate triphosphohydrolase, whose translation MQCTDRFHAAIPDFRDPFARDRDRVIHTSSFRRLEYKTQVFINHEGDYFRTRLTHSLEVSQIARSVATALGCHETLAETIALAHDLGHTPFGHVGGDTLDSCLKKDGNTNGFEHNFQSFRVVTKLEKRYAPFDGLNLTFATLEGILKHSYPYRKPFLTEWYDEVFGLDYHPSIEAMIVDHADEIAYISHDIDDGIQYGLISFEDILENELVRMIDARVRSEVLQRGSKLHRYRFVGMLISHLVTELIESSRGRVPRGRGVLCRTLPASEPLPVRFDKELATEIKKLKKILFEKLYRHERIVSKMHAGKICIENLYKAFTEDGNLLPDEYRRRLEKEKKERVIADFIAGMSDRYALMRYREVYGLM comes from the coding sequence ATGCAGTGCACCGATCGTTTCCATGCGGCCATTCCGGATTTCAGGGACCCGTTTGCCCGTGACCGTGACAGGGTTATCCATACCAGTTCGTTCCGCCGCCTGGAGTACAAAACCCAGGTTTTCATCAACCACGAGGGAGACTATTTCAGAACGCGACTGACCCATTCGCTGGAGGTGAGCCAGATCGCCAGGTCGGTGGCCACGGCGTTGGGGTGTCACGAGACACTGGCCGAAACGATCGCCCTGGCCCACGATCTGGGCCACACCCCTTTCGGCCATGTGGGGGGTGACACGCTCGATAGTTGTCTGAAAAAAGATGGCAATACAAACGGTTTCGAGCACAACTTCCAGTCGTTCCGCGTCGTGACGAAACTGGAGAAACGCTACGCCCCGTTTGATGGCCTGAACCTCACCTTCGCCACGCTGGAGGGCATACTCAAACACTCCTACCCCTACCGAAAGCCCTTTCTGACGGAGTGGTATGACGAGGTTTTCGGACTCGACTACCACCCTTCCATCGAAGCGATGATCGTCGACCATGCCGACGAGATCGCCTACATCAGTCACGATATCGACGACGGCATCCAGTATGGTCTCATCTCTTTCGAGGATATTCTGGAAAACGAACTGGTCCGGATGATCGATGCCAGGGTAAGGAGCGAAGTACTTCAGAGAGGATCGAAGTTGCACCGTTACCGGTTCGTGGGAATGCTCATCAGCCATCTTGTGACGGAACTGATCGAATCGAGCCGCGGAAGGGTACCCCGGGGCAGAGGCGTTTTGTGCCGTACCCTGCCCGCTTCCGAGCCGCTTCCTGTGCGGTTCGACAAAGAGCTGGCGACCGAGATCAAAAAGCTCAAGAAGATCCTTTTTGAAAAACTCTATCGCCACGAGCGAATCGTCAGCAAGATGCATGCCGGCAAGATCTGTATCGAAAATCTCTACAAGGCTTTCACGGAAGATGGCAACCTTCTTCCCGACGAGTATCGCAGACGGCTGGAAAAGGAGAAAAAGGAGAGAGTCATCGCCGACTTCATTGCCGGCATGAGCGACCGGTACGCGCTGATGCGGTACCGGGAAGTTTATGGCCTGATGTAA
- the thyX gene encoding FAD-dependent thymidylate synthase translates to MKVTLMHHTPLEVCAHAIRTCWQSFDKSDGGGERDRELIDRVGNKFKHASTLEHLCYTFYIQGISRAVLQELARHRMASLSVKSTRYTLKELKTESPFTSADIQRAEKYLVMTDKALVNEMSIKALENLRQLLVAGIANDKAKYALPECYKTELTWTINARSLQNFLWLRSDKAALWEIRDLAHAVYGALPEDHKYLFTIKEI, encoded by the coding sequence ATGAAAGTGACGCTGATGCACCATACCCCACTGGAAGTGTGCGCCCATGCCATACGGACATGCTGGCAGAGTTTCGACAAAAGCGACGGCGGCGGGGAGAGAGACCGGGAACTCATCGACCGTGTCGGCAACAAGTTCAAACACGCCAGCACCCTCGAGCATCTCTGTTATACGTTCTATATCCAGGGGATCAGCCGCGCCGTGCTGCAGGAGCTCGCGCGCCACCGCATGGCGAGTCTGAGTGTCAAAAGCACCCGCTACACGCTCAAAGAGCTCAAAACCGAATCCCCTTTCACATCCGCGGATATCCAACGGGCCGAAAAATATCTCGTCATGACCGACAAGGCACTGGTCAACGAAATGAGTATCAAAGCACTGGAAAATCTGCGGCAGCTGCTGGTAGCCGGCATCGCCAACGACAAAGCCAAATATGCCCTGCCGGAGTGTTACAAAACCGAACTGACCTGGACCATCAACGCCCGCAGCCTTCAGAATTTCCTGTGGTTAAGAAGCGACAAAGCGGCGCTGTGGGAAATCCGCGACCTCGCCCATGCCGTCTACGGCGCCCTGCCCGAAGATCACAAATATCTTTTCACGATCAAAGAGATATAA
- the ruvC gene encoding crossover junction endodeoxyribonuclease RuvC, with amino-acid sequence MKILGIDPGSRNCGYAIVEKEGRSLRLVEAGLIKIKEKDLQHQIVELVEGLDLVLKANPVDEVAIEDIFFAFNPKTVLKLAQFRGALSLKILQELGNFAEYTPLQVKKALTGNGKAAKEQVAFMVKRILKIDREIRPLDITDAMAVAITHAQRMK; translated from the coding sequence GTGAAGATACTTGGAATTGATCCTGGCAGCAGAAACTGCGGGTATGCCATTGTCGAAAAAGAGGGACGTTCTCTTCGGCTCGTGGAGGCCGGATTGATAAAGATCAAAGAGAAGGATCTGCAGCATCAGATCGTCGAGCTGGTGGAGGGGCTCGATCTTGTATTGAAAGCCAACCCTGTCGACGAAGTGGCGATCGAAGATATCTTTTTCGCTTTCAATCCCAAAACGGTGCTGAAACTGGCGCAGTTTCGGGGGGCTTTGAGTTTGAAGATTCTGCAGGAGCTGGGCAATTTCGCCGAATACACACCGCTTCAGGTCAAAAAAGCGCTCACAGGCAACGGCAAAGCGGCCAAGGAGCAGGTGGCGTTCATGGTAAAGAGGATTCTGAAAATCGACAGGGAGATCAGGCCCCTGGATATCACCGACGCAATGGCTGTGGCGATCACCCATGCGCAGCGGATGAAGTGA
- the dnaA gene encoding chromosomal replication initiator protein DnaA, translated as MLGQQILQLLKQEIPQIEYERYIRQLRYDEEASRSDIAVFYAPNPLISKWVKTRYGEKLSHLFELKTGIKPQISIEVKNGRKKAAEPKGGEFSEAPSPKSPTKSTILNPSYTFDSFVVGSSNQFAYTAALRVAEKPGEQYNPLFIYGGAGLGKTHLLHAIGNFNLERGRQVIFTSLEQFMNQFTHHLRNHTMDRFRDKFRSCDILLLDDIQFLSRKEETQKELFHTFNELHGAGKQIVMTSDQHPKKIAGLEERLRSRFEWGLIVDIQPPELETKIAIIKKKCELNGIQIDNDIVNYIAANMGNNIREIEGIIIQLNAFANMMNQNITLEFAKNVVKNQLKERSENITIDDIVKVVSKELNVKPSEIKSKSRSRKIVEARRIVIYLARSLTPNSMPSLAQYFGMKDHTAVSHAMKKINEMLDRDETFKAKIEELGHKITAITVE; from the coding sequence ATGCTCGGACAACAGATTCTGCAACTTCTCAAACAGGAAATTCCCCAGATCGAATACGAACGCTACATTCGGCAGCTTCGGTACGACGAAGAGGCTTCCAGGTCCGATATTGCGGTGTTTTACGCCCCAAATCCCCTGATATCCAAATGGGTCAAAACCCGCTACGGCGAGAAACTGTCCCACCTTTTTGAACTCAAGACCGGCATCAAGCCGCAAATCTCCATCGAAGTCAAAAACGGCCGCAAAAAGGCCGCCGAACCGAAAGGGGGTGAATTTTCCGAGGCACCCTCACCCAAATCCCCCACGAAGAGCACGATTCTCAACCCCTCCTACACTTTCGACAGCTTCGTCGTGGGCAGTTCCAACCAGTTCGCCTACACGGCAGCGCTGCGCGTCGCGGAAAAACCGGGAGAACAGTACAACCCCCTTTTCATCTACGGCGGGGCCGGACTGGGGAAGACCCATCTGCTGCACGCCATCGGCAACTTCAACCTGGAGCGCGGCAGACAGGTGATTTTCACTTCGCTCGAACAGTTCATGAACCAGTTCACCCATCATCTGCGCAACCACACGATGGACCGCTTCAGGGACAAATTCCGCAGCTGCGACATTCTTCTGCTCGACGACATCCAGTTTCTCAGCCGCAAGGAAGAGACCCAAAAAGAGCTCTTCCACACTTTCAACGAGCTTCACGGTGCCGGCAAGCAGATCGTCATGACCTCCGACCAGCACCCCAAAAAGATCGCCGGGCTGGAGGAGCGCCTCAGAAGCCGCTTCGAGTGGGGGCTCATCGTCGACATCCAGCCGCCTGAACTGGAGACCAAAATCGCCATCATCAAGAAAAAGTGCGAACTCAACGGCATCCAGATCGACAATGACATCGTCAACTACATCGCCGCCAACATGGGCAACAATATCCGGGAGATCGAAGGGATCATTATCCAGCTCAACGCTTTTGCGAACATGATGAACCAGAACATCACCCTCGAATTCGCAAAAAATGTCGTCAAGAACCAGCTGAAGGAGCGGAGCGAAAACATCACGATCGACGACATCGTCAAAGTGGTCTCCAAAGAGCTCAATGTCAAGCCGAGCGAGATCAAGAGCAAAAGCCGCAGCCGGAAGATCGTCGAGGCGCGGCGCATCGTCATCTACCTCGCCCGGTCGCTCACACCCAACTCCATGCCCAGCCTCGCCCAGTATTTCGGCATGAAAGACCATACGGCCGTCAGCCACGCCATGAAAAAGATCAACGAAATGCTTGACAGGGATGAAACATTCAAAGCCAAAATCGAGGAGCTGGGCCACAAAATTACGGCCATCACCGTGGAATAG
- the dnaN gene encoding DNA polymerase III subunit beta codes for MRLAVAKSTLESLLINLQPFLERKDTSQITSHVLLIASDNLLTAKATDQEIGLKIETEHVSTQLDGKATANGKKLLDIVRILKEGDIILETIEETLHIKQDHSKFKLPMFNADEYPTFPEVDELPSIKLDSMQLIQMFKKVSPAIDTNNPKYELNGALLNIKDNEIDVVGTDTRRLAIGKIPNESDTTLSMIIPKKAIIEIQKLFFDQIDIHYDETNLIITAPGYYFFTRLINGKYPDYERIIPKSVKYSLTLPKTKIIEAIKQITTISQEIKLTFEPNSIVFKSLGDENSEAVTEIDAETGFEDKFVLAVNSRYLLDFLSHIDTENFTMGLNEPNLPFIVQSNNFSTVIMPIII; via the coding sequence ATGAGACTTGCTGTAGCCAAAAGCACGCTTGAATCACTGCTGATCAACCTTCAGCCTTTTCTCGAGAGAAAGGATACGTCGCAGATCACTTCCCATGTGCTCTTGATCGCATCCGACAATCTGCTTACCGCCAAGGCTACAGACCAGGAGATCGGATTGAAAATCGAAACGGAACATGTCAGCACCCAGCTTGACGGCAAAGCGACAGCCAACGGAAAGAAACTCCTCGACATCGTACGTATTCTCAAAGAGGGCGACATCATCCTCGAAACGATCGAAGAGACGCTTCATATCAAACAGGACCATTCGAAATTCAAACTTCCGATGTTCAATGCCGACGAGTATCCGACCTTTCCCGAAGTCGACGAGCTTCCCTCCATCAAACTCGATTCGATGCAGCTGATACAGATGTTCAAGAAGGTCTCGCCCGCCATCGACACCAACAACCCGAAATATGAGCTCAACGGCGCCCTTCTCAACATCAAGGACAATGAAATCGACGTCGTCGGAACCGATACCCGGCGCCTCGCCATCGGCAAAATACCCAACGAAAGCGACACAACCCTCTCCATGATCATTCCGAAAAAGGCGATTATAGAAATCCAGAAACTCTTTTTCGACCAGATCGACATCCACTACGACGAAACCAACCTGATCATCACCGCCCCGGGATACTACTTCTTCACACGGCTGATCAACGGAAAATACCCCGACTACGAACGCATCATTCCAAAAAGTGTCAAATACTCTCTGACACTTCCCAAAACGAAGATCATCGAAGCGATCAAGCAGATCACCACCATCTCCCAGGAGATCAAACTGACGTTCGAACCAAATTCCATCGTATTCAAGAGTCTGGGAGACGAAAACTCGGAAGCGGTTACGGAGATTGATGCCGAAACCGGTTTCGAAGACAAATTCGTTCTGGCGGTCAACAGCCGCTATCTGCTCGATTTTCTGAGTCACATCGACACGGAGAATTTCACGATGGGTCTGAACGAACCGAACCTTCCCTTCATCGTTCAGAGCAACAACTTCTCGACGGTGATCATGCCGATCATCATCTGA